acatcctcgatttaaaaaaaattttttagtacatcctcgacctaaaaaaaatttttttagtacatcctcgatctaaaaaaatttttttagtacatcctcgacctaaaaaaaatttttttagtacatcctcgatctaaaaaaatttttttagtacatcctcgacctaaaaaaaatttttttagtacatcctcgatctaaaaaaatttttttagtacatcctcgataaaaaaaaatttttttagtacatcctcgatctaaaaaaaaattttttagtacatccttgatatgaaaaaatttttttagtaaaacctcgatctaaaaaaaatttttttagtacatctgttgcgaatgcaaatacgcaagaagaaacaaaaaacggcgttttttttagtattcttccgaggtagacagggaagcagaaagaaaactttaaagaggtcttttttatttgtcgcgaagaaaaaagagaggcctcgcaggacctcgttccgCCCTTTAATACTGAATCCCtctcggttctgaaccggttccactcagtgaaccggttccactcagtGGGCGCGAATGGGCGTTAGAAAACtgtcatttgtaacatttCTCCCCACCTCAGTGACACCTCAGCAGGCACCTTCTACTCTCTCGCGCGCTGTCACATCTGTCCGCCTCGTGGTTTTGACCTGTCACATCTGTGGCCTTTGACTACCGCCGTCCTTTCCGGCCAGTATGGTTCCTTGGGTAAATTCCCGTCCACGATCACTACTAGCTCTCCTTCCTGACGATTGGAACGAGTTGAGCGAAAGCATTCAGCTCGACGAGCTTGTGTAGGCCGGCAGTCCGACACCCATCTGCGCGAGAATATTtctgcgttcctttttttttcgaggctGTCCATGCCGCCGTTCATTGCCGTCGGTGTATCCTCCACAACTGGTTCAAAGGGGTTTGCAAACCGTCGGAGGTCAGTGGCCTTGACTTttatgcgatgtttttttttgtatttctccGCCAGGGTTTGACTGTAGGAATTCCTCCGAACGGTAGCTCACAAAGTTGGCCTAAAATTGGAGTCACCAAATCGTCACAATTAGTTTTGCCCTCGCTTACTTCCTTGACTTCGGCCGCCGCAGGATGCCGAAATTTAACGTACGTGCCAGTTCCACGTGGGAGGCACGTGGATAGGACTCGACGACgctagagtgtgtgtgtgggcgcgcGAAATAGTGTCCCAGTCCGGCATCCGTGGTAGgtttcccccttttttgcggGCTTTCCGGCTGTGAAAccttcacattttttttgggccTGTGTTTTTTGCATGTACGCGCGAACTTTTCGGTTGCGAACTCCGCCAGGATACGAGGAATGTGTGAAACCTTAGCTTTCAGTTTCATTGAGTGCCGCAAGAGAGCGTTACAATGACGGTACTGGCGATGGACTGTCCTTCCTTCGTAACTTCGTGGTGAATTCTCTGCTTTTGTAAAGGTCGACTGAATTCGACTGGGTAAAGATTCGTACTGGACTTCGCCCTTTGACGAGCTTCTCTGACTCGGGTCTCTGAGAGAGCTCTGAGAGAGAGTTGGTTCCCTCTCTCGTGCGCGGTGCTTGACATTGTTTGACGAATCTCAGGACGAAAGAGATTGCCAAAAAAACGAGTCCTTGTCGGAGTTCCCTGCTGGGGTGCGTCATCTAGCGgccatttattattttccggCTCTTCAGAGCAAAACCATCTGCTGTCTTGGCTCATCAGCTGGAGTTCGCTGCCACTCTTAGGTCTTTACGTTTGGTGCTGATCCACCGCCACTCAGTTCGCAACGCATTTTGTGTCCAAATGCTCGCTGACGTTGGCCCCGATGACGTTGGCCGCAAAAGCGTGCTCCAATTTTCAAGCTGCCTGTAGCTCGAGACGTGGGCGGATGGATAAGAATTTCAACCGGAGctactcgtgtgtgtgtgtgtttttgggagcCTCTACGGTTGCCATTCCGTGCTCGCTTTTGACATCATCACAGCAAACGTGGGCATTCGCAGAACTGTCCACCTTCCTGATGGCAAACCCCGTTTGGAGTGATGAAAGCATCAATTTTGTAAGCCGATTAAGTCGACCGTTTGGCGTTTTGAGTTGTGGCCGCACCGGGCAGAGTACAGCTGCGTGGttgacccaaaaaaaaacggacacggtttttcccttttttttttcccgcaccgaaTTGGACGTGGTTGTGCCACGAAAAAGCCCCCTTTTCCGTGCGCGTTTTTTGCAAGCAAATCAGCGCGGTCTGACACTAAACAATCCTTGAACAGGCCcctaaaaaaaacagaagccaTGCAACGCCGCATTGTGTGactgctcctttttttttgcgagaaaGTAGCGTGGCAAAGTGAAGCAAACACCCGCCTTGCTGCGAGTTCCCTTAGGAATTAGGATAGCAGTTATCCTGGTTAAGTAAGCTGCACACAAAATCAGACGGAATAGGAACGATAAGGAATAGAACACATGCATAAAAACGCTTAAAAGCACAGGGCAAGCTCTGAAGCACAAAGCAGCAAAGGTCAGCAAAGCaaggacaaaacaaaatgacacCCCCAAAACCAGCGCGCAGCCTCAGCAAATCTCAGGCGCCAACCATGAAGCCGGACGCGTTCACTCAACAATCTGGGCTTCGTGTGCCACGCGGACGCCACCCAGGCCGAGAAGCTGGCcgaacgaaggacgaaacaaagaCGGACCCGCGCAAGGCGACAACGAACAGCAACCAGCATGGCAGCATGGACTTTGACGATCTGGCGCCGCACGTTGGGCGAGTTCGGGCGCTACCAGAAGCTCCTGTTCCGGTCGAGGAACTCGCCGTTGTTTGCCACCGGACGTTGAGTGCACGATGTCGCTCTATCTCTCACCAACACGCTTCCCGGGGCCGTACCGTGGATTGCATACACTCGGGCGGATTGGAAAAAATGTTCACCCCCCTGCTTTTGGTACCGGAATTCAGCACGATGGCTCGGGTTGTCGCAGGGTAAGTCAATGGACAAAGCGATTGCAATCCTTAAGAAGTTCGATCCTACAAAGAAGACGATCGATGCGAAGGAGGCCGCTAATAGCGTAGGGGTATTGAGTATTTATTGTGGTCACACTACCGATGGCTGGCTTGTCGGGAGTTGACCACAAATATTCTTAGGTTGCTACAAACTCTGAAACGAATAACCTACTTCGATTTGACAAGAAAACAATTATTCGAAATGCTactgttacagacaattcggcgcgtgtttgtttgtttacctgacgtaacggcactgacaggtgggagacaggataagagtgccgttaccgaagggacagggaatcatcgcagagatgacgcgggaaaaaaaacggccatcgcgagggggccattggatttaaacaaatttcaacggcgaaaccgaagcgataagacgtggattttttttgaacaccaccatcgcaccgcgcgcgcttaaaagaacgacccaacccaatcaattgactggaataaagtgttagtggaagagcgagttaaaagaacacgtcagagTAGCGTTTATGAaatacgaactttaagttggagccgaactccaagattttagaaaaaattcactcacttttctacttgtgaatcggtgaacaccagactgagaatgaatccTCCAAAACGATGTGCCAAACCCgaccgcgaattccacagtgcgacaactgtccgcagttcagctggtggaagagacactgtttcgataccaggagttggtacagcaagccagggaagcgaacgaacgaaccgcttgatccaatccttcgaagcaacggatcaccagagaaggACTCACCCGCCATCACGTCAAACGCCGTCAGCACGGAAGAAACGGTCACCAGACCCAACCGAGGACGAGCAACCGAAGCTGACACCAGTGAACGAACCAGATGGAGAACCATCCGGAGATGGTACACCAGCAGAATCGGATCCACCAGACCAACAGCCGGTGGAATCCTTGCCGGTTGACGAGCCCACACCGGAACCATCCAATCAGGTGCTGGAAATTGAAGGCACGGTGGAAGGCGAACCGGATCAGGGTCAACTGCAGTCACAAAACCAGGCACCCGTGCAGCTCGAAGAACCGCCTAATATGCAACAAACGGTGCAGGATGCGATTGATAGCGCTGACTTGGAGCAGCTGGCCACTATCGTGCTgaacggtgaaggaaaacaactCATTGGACGAAAATCCGGCCAATCGGAAATACAAGCGTTTCTAGACAACGTTCCAGCGTACATGGCTAAAATTCGACGAGTACACCTGGCGGCACGCGAGGGAAGCTGCGTGATTTACAATCGACCCTAGACAGACGCAAATTCGCCACGGCAAAGGACGAAATTTCCCCGCACGGTGCAACACCCCTACACGTGGCGACGGTGTTCGGGCACGCAGGAATCGTGTGCTACCTTGCGGGTCGCTTCCCAGAGACACTCGGTGCCATTGATGACGATGGCAGGACCCCCCTGCATTATGCGGCAACCCTGAAGGATAACGGCCACTTCTACAATCTGCTGACGCACCTTGGCGCCAATCCAAAGGTGGAGGATAACCTCAACCGCTCGGCCGAGTATTATCTGGGTCACGTGCAATCGCAGGGCGTGCTGTCCCATCGGCAACTGTTGCGCGATTATGGTGCCAAGGAAGAACTCGCCGATGAGATGCTGAACGATCAAGAGCTGGGTGAACAACAGGTCGAGATACCTTTATTCCGCACCGAGGAAGGTCGTTATCTCGCCACGTCTCTCGGAGATCCGCTGATCAAGGGCTTAACGGAGGTAGCGAACAAGCGGCCACCGGATCCAATAACGTATCTGGcaaattatttgtttaactttgccaatcaaaaaacgaaacccagtCGTAAGGAGTCATCAGAAAACGACTCCAATAACAACTTCATCGAAGGTTCTGTAAACCAACCGGCCGAAAAGGAGCTCGAGAGCTCGGGAAAGCAAACGCCAGCCAACATAGCGGCCACGGTGCAACCGACGATGGAACCGATAGCAGTCAAGGATGAAAGTCAACCGTCACCTGACGAGCCGGATTTGATACCAGCTCCTTCGGATGATCGGGACGAACACGGACAGAGTATGCTTCAAGAGATCTGGCGTGCTAATGTCGGATGGGACGAAAAAATCAGCGGCCGTTTAGCGGAACAGTGGGAAAGGTGGATCACCATTTTACCCGACGTCTGTAAAATCAGAATACCAACGTGCTATCGTCAGATAACGTCGACGCTGACTCGAAACATACAGCTGCACATATTctgcgacgcgagcgaaaatggaatggcagcAGTTGCCTACTTCCGATTTGAAGAAGGTGGATCGATAGAATGCGCTCTTGTAGGATCGAAAACTAGGGTAGCGCCCCTGCGATTTCTATCGatccctcgtttagaattccaagcagcaactatcggcgcccggcttgcgaatacaatcATCAAGTCGCACCGCTTGAACTCGAATCACTCGAATAGCATATTGGACGGATTCACGTGACGTCATCTGTTGGTTACGGTCGGATCATCGCCGATATCTCGTCAGTTCGTAGCATTTCGAGTCGGAGAAATACTCGAGTCCACCCAACAGTGGCTGCCAACGAAGGTGAATGTAGCCGATGATGGTACGAAGTGGTCAACAATTCCCAGATCTGATCCCCGCCTCAAGCCGATGGCTcaaaggaccgagctttctatggcagacggaaaaggaatggccaacttcatcgacgctaccgcatgatacgacggaagaactacgccgcaacctcctgcatcattccagcactaaatcacttattcagatcgaccgattctctaattggaacaggctgctcagatctgttggatacgttattcggttttcgaataattgtatgcacagaagaaacgggaaaaagaccaCGACAGGACCGCTCACACAGGGAGAGTTGAAAACAGCAGAACgcgtaattataaaacaaattcaacgaGAAGCGTTTTCAGGCGAGATCTGTCGACTGGAGAGCCGCGTAGTAAAACGGCATCCGTGGTCGAAAACCCGTCGAACAAAAGCAGCGTGCTGTAGAAACTCTCACACAAGATCGACGAAAATGGCGTGCTGAGCATAAGTGGGCGTTTCGAAAACTGCCCTGGAATAGATGAGTCACTGCAGAAGCCAGTAATTCTACCGAGACGACACACAGAGGAACTGACTTGCTGATACTTTACTGCCACGTACGCCAGCGACACTGTAATCATCAGACCGTTGTTAACGAACTGAGCGCCAGATACGCGCTTGTTGACGGAATATTTAGCGCGTCCGGAAAACCGGTCAATATTGTCGCATTACTCCAGGCGACTCCTGAACCGCCGTTATTTGGGAGACATTCCCCAACAAAGGACGGCCATTCATCAGCGTGCATTTCGCGGCCAATGAACGTAGTAGTTGGACGTCGCCAGGAGAAACGTTGAGGTGTGATTTGCACTTGCTTGACGACACGAGCAGTACACCTAgaaatcgctcactcactaacTAAGTGCGTCCTGCATCTTAGCGATACGTCGTTTTACTGCTAGACGAGGAGTTCCGCGCGAAAGCATCACCGATAGAGGGACAAATTTCGTAGgctcatcgagagagagagttgagGAAAGCCCGGAGGAATGTTGATGAGGATAAGTTGATTGCCGAGTTCACTAGTCGTGAAGTGTGAAGTGGAGCTTCAACCCGCCAGCGGCTCCGCATTTTGCAGGGTGTTGGGAACGACTCGTTCCGTCGGTGAAAAAAGTACCTGGTCAGTTCGAGATGCCGCGTACGCCCAACGACGAAATATTGCAATGTACGCTGGCcgaaatagaaagaaagagaagaagaatgatatgaaaaaaaattggtttagaacatcctcgatctaaaaaatttttttagtacatcctcgatctaaaaaaattttttttagtacatcctcgatctaaaaaaatttttatagtacatcctcgatctacaaaaatttttttagtacatccttgatctaaaaaaatttttttagtacatcctcgatctaaaataaatttttttagtacatcctcgatctaaaaaaatttttttagtacatcctcgatttaaaaaaaatttttttagtacatcctcgatttaaaaaaatttttttagtacatcctcgatttaaaaaaatttttttagtacatcctcgatctaaaaaaaatttttttagtacatcctcgatctaaaaaaaattttttagtacatcttcgatctaaaaaaaacttttttagtacatcctcgatctaaaaaattttttttagtaaatctttgatctaaaacaaatttgtttagtacatcctcgatctcaaaaaatttttttag
This sequence is a window from Anopheles nili unplaced genomic scaffold, idAnoNiliSN_F5_01 U_low_cov_5, whole genome shotgun sequence. Protein-coding genes within it:
- the LOC128730093 gene encoding uncharacterized protein LOC128730093 — translated: MTPPKPARSLSKSQAPTMKPDAFTQQSGLRVPRGRHPGREAGRTKDETKTDPRKATTNSNQHGSMDFDDLAPHVGRVRALPEAPVPVEELAVRRTHPPSRQTPSARKKRSPDPTEDEQPKLTPVNEPDGEPSGDGTPAESDPPDQQPVESLPVDEPTPEPSNQVLEIEGTVEGEPDQGQLQSQNQAPVQLEEPPNMQQTVQDAIDSADLEQLATIVLNGEGKQLIGRKSGQSEIQAFLDNVPAYMAKIRRVHLAAREGSCDEISPHGATPLHVATVFGHAGIVCYLAGRFPETLGAIDDDGRTPLHYAATLKDNGHFYNLLTHLGANPKVEDNLNRSAEYYLGHVQSQGVLSHRQLLRDYGAKEELADEMLNDQELGEQQVEIPLFRTEEGRYLATSLGDPLIKGLTEVANKRPPDPITYLANYLFNFANQKTKPSRKESSENDSNNNFIEGSVNQPAEKELESSGKQTPANIAATVQPTMEPIAVKDESQPSPDEPDLIPAPSDDRDEHGQ